One window of Priestia filamentosa genomic DNA carries:
- a CDS encoding FixH family protein, with product MKKILFVLALAFMAGCSSETSGENTSNDEIEELKVELDVPSTVQQNEDVLYEATVTYGDEKVKKADTVDFEFKEVNSDKEGEMIKAEKEENGVYTIKHRFEKEGTYVVQVHVLAHSQHVMPEKEVKVIGEK from the coding sequence ATGAAAAAGATTTTGTTCGTTTTAGCACTCGCATTTATGGCTGGTTGCAGTAGTGAAACAAGTGGGGAGAATACATCAAATGATGAGATAGAGGAACTTAAAGTAGAGTTAGATGTTCCGTCAACTGTTCAACAAAATGAAGATGTGTTGTATGAAGCAACTGTTACATATGGAGACGAAAAAGTAAAAAAAGCAGATACTGTCGATTTCGAGTTCAAGGAAGTGAACAGTGACAAAGAAGGAGAAATGATAAAAGCGGAGAAAGAGGAGAACGGGGTATATACAATCAAGCACCGTTTTGAAAAAGAGGGGACATATGTTGTGCAAGTACATGTTCTTGCTCATTCTCAGCATGTTATGCCTGAAAAAGAGGTTAAAGTCATAGGAGAGAAATAG
- a CDS encoding SCO family protein, whose product MNDVKTLGKAALTALMLFFLFGCSKEEGISFSFQNQENQTFSSEELEGKVWIADFMFTNCRTVCSPMTANMKKLQERAAKQGINVQFISFSVDPEVDTPEKLKEYVAYHGGDFSNWNVLTGYKQEEIETFAKENFSAIVKKPEESDQVLHSTSFYLVDKEGEIVETFEGVKNPPYNDILKEAEKAEEKN is encoded by the coding sequence GTGAATGATGTGAAAACTTTAGGTAAAGCAGCTTTAACAGCTTTGATGCTTTTCTTCCTCTTCGGTTGTTCAAAGGAAGAAGGCATCTCTTTTTCATTTCAAAATCAGGAAAATCAAACATTTTCGTCCGAAGAGCTAGAAGGAAAAGTATGGATTGCGGACTTTATGTTTACGAACTGTCGCACTGTTTGTTCTCCAATGACGGCCAATATGAAAAAACTCCAAGAGCGAGCTGCGAAACAAGGAATTAACGTCCAATTCATTTCTTTTAGCGTTGATCCGGAAGTTGATACACCTGAAAAGTTAAAAGAATATGTTGCATATCACGGGGGTGATTTCTCAAACTGGAACGTGTTAACGGGATATAAGCAAGAGGAAATTGAGACATTTGCTAAAGAAAACTTTTCAGCTATTGTTAAAAAACCTGAAGAAAGCGATCAAGTTCTTCATTCTACATCTTTTTATCTTGTAGACAAAGAAGGAGAGATAGTAGAAACGTTTGAAGGAGTGAAGAACCCTCCTTACAATGATATTTTAAAAGAAGCCGAAAAAGCGGAGGAAAAGAACTAG